Proteins from one Candidatus Melainabacteria bacterium genomic window:
- the lspA gene encoding signal peptidase II, which translates to MKRIFLYFSIFVIVVLLDQFTKRFMLESVGLNNSKPFIPNVMQFLVVQNSGGAFSIFNQYPVYFKIIGVINVFIFSYLTFCSVVKLSNFMKIGCSLVLGGTVGNLIDRFLLNGVIDFLDLQFINFAVFNLADVFIDLGVILILIEWIRKR; encoded by the coding sequence GTGAAAAGAATATTTTTATATTTTTCAATATTTGTCATTGTTGTTTTATTAGATCAATTTACTAAAAGATTCATGCTTGAAAGTGTAGGATTAAATAATAGTAAGCCTTTTATTCCAAATGTAATGCAATTTTTAGTAGTTCAAAATAGCGGTGGTGCTTTTAGTATTTTTAATCAGTATCCAGTTTATTTTAAAATTATTGGAGTAATTAATGTATTTATTTTTTCTTATTTAACATTTTGTTCTGTAGTTAAACTTAGTAACTTTATGAAAATTGGTTGTAGCTTGGTTTTAGGTGGGACAGTTGGGAATTTAATAGACAGGTTTTTGCTTAATGGTGTTATTGATTTTTTAGATTTGCAATTTATTAATTTTGCTGTGTTTAATTTAGCTGATGTGTTTATTGATCTTGGAGTTATATTAATCCTAATTGAATGGATAAGGAAAAGGTAA
- the lpxA gene encoding acyl-ACP--UDP-N-acetylglucosamine O-acyltransferase yields MPTLEKSKIHSTAIISPKAKISPGVEIGPYSVIGPEVEINEDTYIGPHVIIEGRTEIGPHCKLLGACSIGLPPQDLSYKGEDTGVKIGENTVIREYVTIHRATKEGFTTIGKNCFLMNYVHIGHNVQVGNNVIMANSTILAGYVIVEDYVFISALCTIHQHCRIGESAMVGGMTGSRLDLPPYFIADGRPAKIVGVNNVGLRRRGVRLEVRNALKEAYKIIYLSDLNTTNALEKVQNELIQFDEIKKLIQFFKSTKRGIV; encoded by the coding sequence ATGCCAACTTTAGAAAAGTCTAAGATTCATTCAACAGCAATAATATCACCCAAAGCAAAGATTAGTCCTGGTGTAGAAATTGGACCATATTCTGTTATTGGACCTGAAGTTGAAATTAATGAAGATACTTATATTGGACCTCATGTAATTATAGAAGGAAGAACAGAAATAGGCCCGCATTGCAAATTACTTGGAGCATGTAGTATTGGATTACCTCCACAAGATCTAAGCTACAAAGGTGAGGACACAGGAGTAAAAATTGGAGAGAATACTGTTATTAGAGAATATGTAACTATTCATAGGGCAACAAAAGAAGGATTTACAACTATTGGAAAAAATTGTTTTTTAATGAACTATGTTCACATTGGCCACAATGTTCAAGTTGGAAATAATGTAATCATGGCAAATTCTACAATACTTGCTGGTTATGTTATTGTTGAAGATTATGTTTTTATAAGTGCACTATGCACTATTCATCAGCATTGTAGGATTGGTGAGTCTGCAATGGTCGGTGGTATGACAGGAAGCAGACTTGATCTGCCTCCATATTTTATAGCTGATGGAAGACCTGCAAAAATAGTTGGAGTAAATAATGTAGGTTTAAGAAGACGTGGTGTTAGATTAGAAGTTAGAAATGCTCTAAAGGAAGCTTATAAAATTATTTATCTTTCTGATTTAAATACAACAAATGCTCTTGAAAAAGTTCAAAATGAACTTATCCAGTTTGATGAAATTAAAAAACTAATCCAATTTTTTAAATCGACAAAAAGAGGCATAGTTTAG